A stretch of the Nitratireductor thuwali genome encodes the following:
- a CDS encoding LacI family DNA-binding transcriptional regulator — translation MDRKATKIQDVARVAGVSTATVSRAISNPEIVSEVTREAVFEAIRTTGYHINLMARNLRRKRTGAIVVLVPNLGNPFFSRILSGIEQTAAAEGLSVLIVDTKHPDADQAQLVSYLHNTRADGLIALDGSLPRALLGDGQASSAMPPIVFACEWIADSSFPNVAIDNEAGAAMAVRHLHELGHRNIGHVTGPSGNVLTETRLAGTRKALASLGLDIRDEWFIDGDFSLQSGADAARQWLAMEERPTALFCASDQMACGFISELSQEGLSVPGDVSIVGFDDIDIARRFIPPLTTIHQPRNAIGNAAARLLIEQISGDETEAASAVHQVLGVELVVRKSTAPLA, via the coding sequence TTGGACAGGAAAGCGACCAAGATTCAGGATGTTGCGCGGGTCGCCGGCGTGTCCACAGCCACGGTGAGCCGGGCCATCAGCAATCCCGAGATCGTGTCGGAGGTGACGCGCGAGGCCGTGTTCGAAGCCATCCGCACGACCGGCTACCACATCAATCTCATGGCCCGTAACCTGCGGCGCAAGCGCACCGGCGCCATCGTCGTGCTGGTGCCCAATCTCGGCAATCCGTTCTTCTCGCGCATCCTTTCCGGCATCGAGCAGACGGCGGCGGCCGAAGGGCTCTCCGTGCTGATCGTGGACACCAAGCATCCCGACGCGGACCAGGCCCAGCTCGTCAGCTATCTGCACAATACCCGGGCGGACGGGCTGATCGCGCTCGACGGCTCCTTGCCCCGCGCCCTGCTCGGCGACGGGCAGGCATCCAGCGCCATGCCGCCGATCGTCTTCGCCTGCGAGTGGATCGCCGACAGCTCCTTTCCCAACGTGGCCATCGACAACGAGGCCGGGGCGGCCATGGCGGTGCGCCACCTCCATGAGCTGGGGCACCGGAACATCGGGCATGTGACGGGGCCTTCTGGCAACGTCCTCACCGAAACGCGGCTCGCCGGCACGCGCAAGGCGCTGGCTTCCCTAGGGCTCGACATCCGCGACGAGTGGTTCATCGACGGCGATTTCAGCCTGCAGTCGGGCGCGGATGCCGCGCGGCAATGGCTTGCCATGGAGGAGCGCCCCACGGCGCTGTTCTGCGCCAGCGACCAGATGGCCTGCGGCTTCATATCCGAGCTCAGCCAGGAAGGGCTGTCGGTGCCCGGCGACGTCTCCATCGTCGGTTTCGACGACATCGACATCGCCCGGCGCTTCATCCCGCCCCTGACCACGATACACCAGCCCCGAAACGCCATCGGCAACGCCGCCGCCAGGCTGCTCATCGAGCAGATCAGCGGCGATGAAACCGAAGCCGCCTCGGCGGTGCATCAGGTGCTGGGCGTCGAGCTGGTGGTCAGGAAAAGCACGGCGCCGCTGGCGTAG
- a CDS encoding ABC transporter substrate-binding protein, which translates to MNTFKAALAASTMMGAVTAASAVELEVTHWWTSGGEAAAVAEFAKAFEEKTDHTWVDGAIAGGGNTARPVMISRITGGDPMGATQFNHGRQTEELVEAGLMRPLTGLAEEEGWKDIVRPASLLDSCTVDGEIYCVPVNIHSWEWLWLSNKAFEEAGVPVPSNWDEFVAAAPALEEAGKIPLAIGGQPWQIGGAFRVLVASLGGPELYQQVYGDKNAEVAGGPEMAKIFKAADDARKMAAKSTVQDWNQATNLVITDEAGGQIMGDWAQGEFQVAGETAGEDYTCLPGLGVHQVLSTGGDAFYFPKVEDEEIAKAQEELASVMLDPEVQVAFNLKKGSVPVRGDVDLAAANDCMKKGLAILENGTLVPSGEQLMSQDALNQINDLMAQFFSTPSMTAEDAQKRFVDIVGSAT; encoded by the coding sequence ATGAACACTTTTAAAGCCGCACTGGCAGCGTCCACCATGATGGGCGCCGTAACGGCCGCGTCGGCGGTCGAACTGGAAGTGACGCATTGGTGGACCTCGGGCGGTGAAGCCGCCGCGGTCGCGGAATTTGCCAAGGCATTCGAGGAAAAGACCGACCACACATGGGTCGACGGCGCCATCGCCGGTGGCGGCAACACCGCCCGTCCCGTCATGATCAGCCGCATCACCGGCGGCGATCCTATGGGCGCCACGCAGTTCAACCATGGCCGGCAGACGGAGGAACTGGTCGAGGCGGGCCTGATGCGTCCGCTTACCGGCCTTGCCGAAGAGGAAGGGTGGAAGGACATCGTGAGGCCTGCGAGCCTGCTCGACAGCTGCACGGTCGACGGCGAAATCTACTGCGTGCCGGTCAACATCCATTCCTGGGAGTGGCTGTGGCTTTCCAACAAGGCTTTCGAAGAGGCCGGCGTGCCGGTGCCGAGCAATTGGGACGAGTTCGTCGCGGCTGCTCCCGCGCTTGAGGAAGCCGGCAAGATCCCGCTCGCCATTGGCGGCCAGCCCTGGCAGATCGGCGGCGCCTTCCGCGTCCTCGTCGCTTCGCTCGGCGGCCCTGAGCTCTATCAGCAGGTCTATGGCGACAAGAATGCCGAGGTGGCCGGCGGCCCGGAGATGGCCAAGATATTCAAGGCCGCCGACGATGCGCGCAAGATGGCTGCGAAATCGACGGTCCAGGACTGGAACCAGGCGACCAACCTCGTGATCACCGACGAGGCCGGCGGCCAGATCATGGGCGACTGGGCGCAAGGTGAATTCCAGGTGGCCGGCGAGACAGCCGGCGAAGACTACACCTGTCTGCCCGGGCTCGGCGTGCACCAGGTCCTGTCGACCGGCGGCGACGCCTTCTACTTCCCGAAGGTGGAGGACGAAGAGATCGCCAAGGCGCAGGAAGAGCTCGCCTCGGTGATGCTCGATCCCGAGGTCCAGGTCGCCTTCAATCTGAAGAAGGGATCGGTGCCGGTGCGCGGCGACGTCGACCTCGCTGCGGCCAATGACTGCATGAAGAAGGGTCTTGCGATCCTGGAGAACGGCACCCTCGTTCCTTCCGGCGAGCAGCTCATGTCGCAGGACGCCCTCAACCAGATCAATGATCTGATGGCGCAGTTCTTCAGCACGCCGTCGATGACGGCGGAAGATGCGCAGAAGCGTTTCGTCGACATCGTCGGCAGCGCCACCTGA